A stretch of Lysobacter sp. K5869 DNA encodes these proteins:
- the dnaQ gene encoding DNA polymerase III subunit epsilon encodes MRQIILDTETTGLSWERGNRVVEIGCVEFVERRPTGRTYHQYIKPDCDFEAGAQEVTGLSLERLANEPPMEQVVEAFLEFIRGAELIIHNAAFDVGFLNNELSICGAQYGKLGDHVTGIEDSLLMARQRFPGQRNSLDALCKRLGVDNSHRQLHGALLDAQILGEVYIALTSGQEEIGFGDPAGLAAQEQQVSVRVDLSVPRPRVVVPAAELAAHQARLEKLRKKAGKCVWDLVDPPVLEAVAAEG; translated from the coding sequence ATGCGTCAAATCATCCTGGACACCGAAACCACCGGCCTGAGCTGGGAACGCGGCAACCGCGTGGTCGAAATCGGCTGCGTCGAGTTCGTCGAACGCCGTCCCACCGGCCGCACCTACCACCAGTACATCAAGCCCGATTGCGACTTCGAGGCCGGCGCGCAGGAAGTCACCGGCCTGTCGCTGGAGCGGCTGGCCAACGAGCCGCCGATGGAGCAGGTGGTCGAGGCGTTCCTGGAATTCATCCGCGGCGCCGAACTCATCATCCACAACGCGGCCTTCGACGTCGGCTTCCTCAACAACGAGCTGTCGATCTGCGGTGCGCAGTACGGCAAGCTCGGCGACCACGTCACCGGCATCGAAGACTCGCTGCTGATGGCGCGCCAGCGCTTCCCCGGCCAGCGCAATTCGCTGGACGCGTTGTGCAAGCGCTTGGGCGTGGACAACTCGCACCGTCAGTTGCACGGCGCCTTGCTCGACGCCCAGATTCTGGGCGAGGTCTACATCGCGCTGACCTCGGGCCAGGAGGAGATCGGCTTCGGCGATCCGGCCGGGCTGGCGGCGCAGGAGCAGCAGGTCAGCGTGCGGGTCGACCTGAGCGTGCCGCGTCCGCGCGTGGTGGTGCCGGCGGCGGAGCTGGCCGCGCATCAGGCGCGCTTGGAGAAGCTGCGCAAGAAGGCGGGCAAGTGCGTGTGGGATCTGGTCGATCCGCCGGTGCTGGAGGCGGTGGCGGCCGAAGGCTGA
- the rnhA gene encoding ribonuclease HI has product MSQTDPGADKIVSIHTDGACLGNPGPGGWAALLRYKGHERELSGGEPDTTNNRMELMGAIMGLEALTEPCQVVLTTDSQYVRQGITEWIGNWVRRGWKTAGGDPVKNRDLWERLHLASQRHSIDWKWVKGHSGHPENERVDTLARLQAERLRPYRP; this is encoded by the coding sequence GTGAGCCAAACCGACCCGGGCGCCGACAAGATCGTTTCCATCCACACCGACGGCGCCTGCCTCGGCAATCCCGGTCCCGGCGGCTGGGCCGCGCTGCTGCGCTACAAGGGCCACGAGCGCGAACTGTCCGGCGGCGAGCCCGACACCACCAACAACCGCATGGAGCTGATGGGCGCGATCATGGGCCTGGAAGCGCTGACCGAACCCTGCCAGGTGGTGCTGACCACCGACTCGCAATACGTGCGCCAGGGCATCACCGAGTGGATCGGCAACTGGGTGCGGCGCGGCTGGAAGACCGCCGGCGGCGATCCGGTCAAGAACCGCGACCTGTGGGAGCGCCTGCATCTGGCCAGCCAGCGCCATTCGATCGACTGGAAGTGGGTCAAGGGCCACTCCGGGCATCCGGAGAACGAGCGCGTGGATACGTTGGCGCGGTTGCAGGCCGAGCGGTTGCGGCCTTATCGGCCTTGA
- a CDS encoding methyltransferase domain-containing protein gives MPALSHGRQPNPGHGSGPGQSLRWFGEVSGHGLLEVESGAMARVLAASPSLPWAWFGVAAASPPHGRGVSLRRSAEGFEGALRCRLPLPLASEAFGAVLLQHVFDDGADPLPLLGECARILAPGGRLWLATLNPWSPYRLRWARSGLQARDAGHWQAALRGSGFAADPVSLQWLGPRWRVAHGEAGVGAADVLRAGLALSLTKRVHAAIPPTRLQQLRWQTGLVPRDAAAQRGAAAAAAARKGEDGAD, from the coding sequence ATGCCCGCCCTGTCCCACGGACGTCAACCCAACCCCGGTCACGGTTCCGGCCCGGGCCAGTCCCTGCGCTGGTTCGGCGAGGTGTCCGGGCACGGCCTGCTGGAGGTCGAATCCGGCGCGATGGCGCGGGTCTTGGCGGCCAGCCCGAGCTTGCCCTGGGCGTGGTTCGGCGTCGCCGCGGCCTCGCCGCCGCACGGCCGCGGGGTGTCCCTGCGCCGCAGCGCCGAAGGCTTCGAGGGCGCGCTGCGCTGCCGTCTGCCGTTGCCACTGGCCAGCGAGGCCTTCGGCGCGGTGCTGCTGCAGCACGTGTTCGACGACGGCGCCGATCCGCTGCCGCTGCTGGGCGAATGCGCGCGCATCCTCGCCCCGGGCGGACGGCTGTGGCTGGCCACCCTCAATCCCTGGAGCCCGTACCGCCTGCGCTGGGCGCGCAGCGGCCTGCAGGCGCGCGACGCCGGCCACTGGCAGGCGGCGCTGCGCGGTTCGGGCTTCGCCGCCGACCCGGTTAGCCTGCAGTGGCTGGGCCCGCGCTGGCGGGTCGCGCACGGCGAGGCCGGGGTCGGCGCGGCCGACGTGCTGCGCGCCGGGCTGGCGCTGAGCCTGACCAAGCGCGTGCACGCCGCGATTCCGCCGACGCGCTTGCAGCAACTGCGTTGGCAGACCGGGTTGGTGCCGCGCGATGCGGCCGCCCAGCGCGGCGCGGCCGCCGCCGCCGCCGCGCGCAAGGGCGAGGACGGCGCGGACTGA
- the gloB gene encoding hydroxyacylglutathione hydrolase, protein MRLLALPALSDNYIWTLAGDDGRALIVDPGEAGPVLTAAAEGLRPAAILLTHHHNDHIGGTAALLQRWPQIPVYSPQDERIAEATERLGDGAAFEAAGHALRVMEVPGHTLSHIAYVLDDGPDGAPLAFTGDTLFSLGCGRLFEGTPAQMLASLSRLAALPGPTRVCCGHEYTLSNAAFARVVEPDNPALLRRIEQAQAMRTAGQPTLPSTLADERAANPFLRSREPAVIAAVAARLGRAPADEVETFAELRRWKDGFRA, encoded by the coding sequence ATGCGGCTGCTCGCGTTGCCCGCCCTCAGCGACAATTACATCTGGACCCTGGCCGGCGACGACGGCCGCGCCCTGATCGTCGATCCGGGCGAAGCCGGCCCGGTGCTGACCGCCGCCGCCGAGGGCCTGCGCCCGGCGGCGATCCTGCTGACCCACCACCACAACGACCACATCGGCGGAACCGCGGCGTTGCTGCAACGTTGGCCGCAGATTCCGGTGTATTCGCCGCAGGACGAGCGCATCGCCGAGGCCACCGAGCGGCTCGGCGACGGCGCCGCGTTCGAGGCGGCCGGCCACGCTCTGCGCGTCATGGAAGTGCCCGGCCACACCCTTAGCCACATCGCTTACGTGCTCGACGACGGCCCCGACGGCGCCCCGCTGGCCTTTACCGGGGACACCTTGTTCAGCCTGGGCTGTGGCCGCCTGTTTGAAGGTACGCCCGCCCAGATGCTGGCCTCGCTGAGCCGGCTGGCCGCCCTGCCCGGCCCGACCCGGGTCTGCTGCGGCCACGAATACACCTTGTCCAACGCCGCCTTCGCGCGCGTGGTCGAACCCGACAACCCGGCGCTGCTGCGCCGCATCGAACAGGCCCAGGCCATGCGCACCGCCGGACAACCGACCCTGCCCAGCACCCTCGCCGACGAGCGCGCGGCCAACCCGTTCCTGCGCAGCCGCGAGCCGGCGGTGATCGCCGCGGTCGCCGCGCGCCTGGGCCGCGCGCCGGCCGACGAGGTGGAGACGTTCGCCGAATTGCGGCGCTGGAAGGACGGGTTCCGCGCGTGA
- a CDS encoding LysM domain-containing protein — MTLGSADDRPADAAARPAKPQRAQAAAAPRKHAVGRGENPWTIAKRYGVRAADLLKLNGLDAKAVLKPGQVLLIDAPATRRK, encoded by the coding sequence ATGACGCTCGGCTCCGCCGACGACCGCCCGGCCGACGCCGCGGCGCGCCCGGCCAAGCCGCAGCGCGCGCAGGCCGCGGCCGCGCCGCGCAAGCACGCCGTCGGCCGCGGCGAAAATCCCTGGACCATCGCCAAGCGCTACGGCGTGCGCGCCGCGGACCTGCTCAAGCTCAACGGCCTGGACGCCAAGGCCGTGCTCAAACCGGGGCAAGTGCTGTTGATCGACGCGCCGGCGACGCGCCGCAAGTAA
- a CDS encoding acyltransferase, which produces MGLANASGAQLAAPAAKPVFSSIQMLRGIAALLIVLMHLASMEREAGAGHVLLPDFFRHAYGGVDLFFVISGFVMVTVARGRYRSPAEARRFLARRAWRIYPTYWVYTSVLVAAIALSRGVSGFPYDAAQIAQSYLLLPQQKGPMLAVGWTLVHELYFYLVGALAIAFVPERRVAWFLLGWGLLASAVYAVTPVDASPWLTVIASPLTWEFIAGAMIALYAQRLPRALAPWCAALGAAGLFASFLVARELTSVHAAGALRASLYGPVSALLVLGMAAWEGRPGGLRLPALPVALGDASYSLYLSHPLIIFALVRVWRHGLTPWMHDASVIACIVACIVFSLASYRWLEKPLLAFGERRLFPRRPPVRALQPA; this is translated from the coding sequence GTGGGACTCGCAAACGCATCCGGCGCGCAACTCGCGGCGCCCGCCGCCAAGCCGGTGTTTTCGTCGATCCAGATGCTGCGCGGCATCGCCGCGCTGCTGATCGTGCTGATGCATCTGGCGAGCATGGAACGCGAGGCCGGCGCGGGCCACGTCCTGCTGCCGGACTTCTTCCGCCACGCCTACGGCGGCGTGGATCTGTTCTTCGTCATTTCCGGCTTCGTCATGGTCACCGTGGCGCGCGGGCGCTACCGCTCGCCGGCCGAAGCGCGCCGCTTCCTGGCGCGCCGCGCCTGGCGCATCTATCCGACCTACTGGGTCTACACCAGCGTACTGGTCGCGGCCATCGCGCTGAGTCGCGGCGTGTCGGGTTTCCCGTACGACGCGGCGCAGATCGCGCAGTCCTACCTGCTGTTGCCGCAGCAGAAGGGGCCGATGCTCGCGGTCGGCTGGACCCTCGTGCACGAGCTGTATTTCTATCTGGTCGGCGCGCTCGCCATCGCGTTCGTGCCCGAACGCCGGGTGGCGTGGTTCCTGCTCGGCTGGGGCCTGCTCGCCAGCGCGGTGTACGCGGTCACGCCGGTGGACGCTTCGCCCTGGCTGACCGTGATCGCCAGCCCGCTGACCTGGGAATTCATCGCCGGCGCGATGATCGCGCTGTACGCGCAGCGTCTGCCGCGCGCGCTGGCGCCGTGGTGCGCGGCGCTGGGCGCGGCGGGACTGTTCGCCAGCTTCCTGGTCGCCCGCGAACTGACTTCGGTGCATGCGGCCGGCGCGTTGCGCGCGAGCCTGTACGGGCCGGTCAGCGCCTTGCTCGTGCTGGGCATGGCGGCCTGGGAAGGACGTCCCGGCGGACTGCGGCTGCCCGCGCTGCCGGTGGCCTTGGGCGACGCGTCCTACTCGCTGTATCTGTCGCACCCGCTGATCATCTTCGCCCTGGTCCGGGTCTGGCGGCACGGACTGACGCCGTGGATGCACGACGCCTCGGTGATCGCCTGCATCGTCGCCTGCATCGTTTTCAGCCTGGCCTCGTACCGCTGGCTGGAAAAACCGCTGCTGGCCTTCGGCGAACGGCGCCTGTTTCCGCGCCGCCCGCCGGTTCGAGCGTTGCAGCCGGCCTGA
- a CDS encoding Na+/H+ antiporter NhaC family protein, with product MNDPLRPGAPIAPSALALTPLLLFLALFFGAGLYFTAHGDAMGFYQLHAPVAILPALGLAAFIAWRRGIKPLETLLEGMGDHNVVLMCLIFLLAGGFVEVSKAIGAVDAIVALGVGNVHPALLLPALFVVAGFISLSLGTSMGTIAAVAPIALGVSDASGLDRALVLGAVIGGATFGDNLSVISDTAIVASRTQGCTMREKFRENLKLALPAALGTLVLLGFLGETAPVQTPDPVSPWLILPYLIVLGLAIAGVDVIIVLSLGLVVAGLFGVFFAEDFGFAAYTTHIWDGFESMVEITLLSLLVGGLGALMKAAGGLAWLAQAIGKFARGHRSRRAGEISIAALSATTDVFTANNTVAILISGGLARDVAQQHGVPPARAASVLDIFACVTQGILPYGAQILLAASLSKVSPLQLVGNVHYSWLLGAVTIVAMLWPSRKAKAAEAAAA from the coding sequence ATGAATGATCCGTTGCGCCCGGGCGCCCCGATCGCGCCGAGCGCCCTGGCCCTGACCCCGTTGCTGCTGTTCCTGGCGCTGTTCTTCGGCGCCGGGCTGTACTTCACCGCGCACGGCGATGCGATGGGCTTCTATCAGCTGCACGCGCCGGTGGCGATCCTGCCGGCGCTGGGCCTGGCCGCCTTCATCGCCTGGCGGCGCGGGATCAAGCCGCTGGAGACGCTGCTGGAGGGCATGGGCGACCACAACGTGGTGCTGATGTGCCTGATCTTCCTGCTCGCCGGCGGCTTCGTCGAAGTGTCCAAGGCCATCGGCGCGGTCGACGCCATCGTCGCGCTCGGCGTCGGCAACGTGCATCCGGCGCTGCTGCTGCCGGCGCTGTTCGTGGTCGCGGGCTTCATCTCGCTGTCGCTGGGCACCTCGATGGGCACCATCGCCGCGGTCGCGCCGATCGCGCTGGGCGTGTCCGACGCCTCCGGCCTGGACCGCGCGCTGGTGCTCGGCGCGGTGATCGGCGGCGCCACCTTCGGCGACAACCTGTCGGTGATCTCCGACACCGCGATCGTCGCCAGCCGCACCCAGGGCTGCACGATGCGGGAGAAATTCCGCGAGAACCTCAAGCTGGCGCTGCCGGCGGCGCTGGGCACCTTGGTGCTGCTCGGGTTCCTCGGCGAAACCGCGCCGGTGCAGACGCCCGATCCGGTCTCGCCGTGGCTGATCCTGCCGTACCTGATCGTGCTCGGCCTGGCCATCGCCGGCGTCGACGTGATCATCGTGCTGAGCCTGGGCTTGGTCGTGGCCGGTCTGTTCGGCGTGTTCTTCGCCGAGGACTTCGGCTTCGCCGCCTACACCACGCACATCTGGGACGGCTTCGAGAGCATGGTCGAAATCACCTTGCTGTCGCTGCTGGTCGGCGGCCTCGGCGCGCTGATGAAGGCCGCCGGCGGCTTGGCGTGGCTGGCGCAGGCGATCGGCAAGTTCGCCCGCGGCCACCGCAGCCGCCGCGCCGGCGAGATCAGCATCGCCGCGCTGTCGGCGACCACCGACGTGTTCACCGCCAACAACACGGTGGCGATCCTGATCAGCGGCGGCTTGGCGCGCGACGTGGCCCAGCAGCACGGCGTGCCGCCGGCGCGCGCGGCCAGCGTGCTCGACATCTTCGCCTGCGTCACTCAAGGCATCCTGCCGTACGGCGCGCAGATCCTGCTGGCGGCGTCGCTGAGCAAGGTCTCGCCGCTGCAACTCGTCGGCAACGTGCATTACAGCTGGCTGCTCGGCGCGGTGACGATCGTGGCGATGCTGTGGCCGTCGCGCAAAGCCAAGGCCGCCGAAGCGGCCGCGGCCTGA
- a CDS encoding isocitrate dehydrogenase, with amino-acid sequence MTQTITVIRGDGIGPEIMDATLHVLDAMNVGLSYEFADAGLVALEKHGELLPQATLDSIRKNRIALKSPLTTPVGEGFSSINVELRKRFDLYANVRPAKSFPNTKSRFPSGVDLITVRENTEGAYIGEGQTLSEDGEVATLTQKITRRGSERIVRYAFDLARKTGRKKVTVVHKANILKSTSGLFLKTAREVAQQYPDIQCNEMIVDNTCMQLVMRPEQFDIIVTTNLFGDIISDLCAGLVGGLGLAPGANIGTDAAIFEAVHGSAPDIAGKGIANPCALLLGAAQMLDHLGQPEKATKLREAIIATLEAKDSLTPDLGGEGNTLSFAKAIAARATA; translated from the coding sequence ATGACGCAAACGATTACGGTCATCCGTGGCGACGGCATCGGCCCGGAGATCATGGACGCCACCCTGCACGTGCTCGACGCGATGAACGTCGGTCTGAGCTACGAATTCGCCGACGCCGGTCTGGTCGCGCTGGAGAAGCACGGCGAGCTGCTGCCGCAGGCCACCCTGGACTCGATCCGCAAGAACCGCATCGCGCTCAAGAGCCCGCTGACCACGCCGGTCGGCGAGGGCTTCAGCTCGATCAACGTCGAGCTGCGCAAGCGCTTCGACCTGTACGCCAACGTGCGTCCGGCCAAGTCGTTCCCGAACACCAAGTCGCGCTTCCCCTCGGGCGTGGATCTGATCACGGTGCGCGAGAACACCGAAGGCGCGTACATCGGCGAAGGCCAGACCCTGTCGGAAGACGGCGAAGTCGCGACCCTGACCCAGAAGATCACCCGCCGCGGTTCCGAGCGCATCGTCCGCTACGCCTTCGATCTGGCCCGCAAGACCGGCCGCAAGAAGGTCACCGTGGTGCACAAGGCCAACATCCTGAAGTCGACCTCGGGCCTGTTCCTGAAGACCGCGCGCGAAGTGGCGCAGCAGTACCCCGACATCCAGTGCAACGAGATGATCGTGGACAACACCTGCATGCAGTTGGTGATGCGTCCGGAACAGTTCGACATCATCGTCACCACCAACCTGTTCGGCGACATCATTTCCGACCTGTGCGCCGGCCTCGTCGGCGGCCTGGGTCTGGCCCCGGGCGCCAACATCGGCACCGACGCGGCGATCTTCGAAGCCGTGCACGGCTCGGCGCCGGACATCGCCGGCAAGGGCATCGCCAACCCCTGCGCGCTGCTGCTGGGCGCGGCGCAGATGCTCGACCACCTCGGCCAGCCGGAGAAGGCGACCAAGCTGCGCGAAGCCATCATCGCCACGCTGGAAGCCAAGGATTCGCTGACCCCGGACCTGGGCGGCGAAGGCAACACGCTGTCGTTCGCCAAGGCCATCGCGGCCCGCGCCACCGCCTAA
- a CDS encoding carboxymuconolactone decarboxylase family protein, producing MSGADEQAQKDRVAEFTAFRKRMNERILAEPNQVVRRFFALDTQTYQAGALDVKTKELLGLVASLVLRCDDCISYHVAQCKEAGVDRDEMFETFSVGLVVGGSIVIPHLRRAVDFLDQLEAGESAAPAAHDHG from the coding sequence ATGAGCGGCGCCGACGAGCAGGCGCAAAAGGACCGCGTCGCCGAGTTCACCGCGTTCCGCAAGCGCATGAACGAGCGCATCCTGGCCGAGCCGAATCAGGTCGTGCGGCGGTTCTTCGCCCTGGACACCCAGACCTATCAGGCCGGCGCGCTGGACGTGAAGACCAAGGAACTGCTCGGTCTGGTCGCGTCCCTGGTGCTGCGCTGCGACGACTGCATCAGCTACCACGTGGCCCAGTGCAAGGAAGCCGGGGTCGACCGCGACGAGATGTTCGAGACCTTCTCGGTCGGCCTCGTCGTCGGCGGCTCGATCGTGATCCCGCACCTGCGCCGCGCGGTGGACTTCCTCGACCAGCTCGAAGCCGGCGAATCGGCGGCCCCGGCCGCCCACGACCACGGCTGA
- the grxC gene encoding glutaredoxin 3 has translation MSDTASQTPAIVIYTTAICPYCVAAKNFLKSKGQTWSEVRIDLDPAEREKMIALTKRTSVPQIFIGPTHVGGYDDMMALHRAGGLEPLLAGAA, from the coding sequence TTGAGCGACACCGCCTCCCAGACCCCGGCGATCGTGATCTATACCACCGCGATCTGCCCCTATTGCGTCGCCGCCAAGAATTTCCTCAAGAGCAAAGGCCAGACCTGGAGCGAGGTGCGCATCGACCTGGATCCGGCCGAGCGCGAGAAGATGATCGCGCTGACCAAGCGCACCAGCGTGCCGCAAATCTTCATCGGCCCGACCCATGTCGGCGGCTACGACGACATGATGGCGCTGCACCGCGCCGGCGGCCTGGAACCGCTGCTGGCGGGCGCGGCATGA
- a CDS encoding M48 family metalloprotease: MALLTAAVTLALGSVCAGAQENKLPDIGSSAAELLTPAKQREYGSMMLAQLRHYDYLLEDPLIDSWLDTLGTRLAANSDKPRQPFTFFMLRERQINAFATLGGYVGVNSGLVLTAEKEDEVAAVLSHEIAHVTQQHVLRGVERAQRDQLPILLAMLGAIVAAQGAGGNSSDDATMAAITSGLGLMQQRQINYTRSNESEADRIGIQTLYRSNYDTGAMAGFFQRMQLATRSNKANWYGETPDYLMTHPVTTTRISEAKERAEQIAAKNSLTAITATPNATLVERIPKAQITLPPNAAGTDNPLLPNGIKLNDQGLSSGGTGVFDYARERVRVLSANSPRDALREYEKLGKDSDAQRYGLALAQLRANQTAPATEALSALLAKHPGQLWLSIAMGEAEAQAGKHAAAEARFDALLRQSPNNRAAALSYAKVLNDRATAAAGQRAQAVLRPLLGAYSDDPLLQQTYARACEIAGDSVRAGEAYAEAAYLRGRPEQALVQLNNLKRQPDLDYYARARIEARIAAITPTVLELKRQGVRDEDLRKQ; encoded by the coding sequence ATCGCCCTGCTCACCGCCGCCGTCACTCTCGCCCTGGGCAGCGTCTGCGCCGGAGCGCAGGAGAACAAGCTGCCCGACATCGGCTCCTCGGCCGCGGAGCTGCTGACCCCGGCCAAGCAGCGCGAATACGGTTCGATGATGCTGGCGCAGCTGCGCCACTACGACTACCTGCTCGAAGACCCGCTGATCGACAGCTGGCTCGACACCCTCGGCACCCGCCTGGCCGCCAACAGCGACAAGCCGCGCCAGCCTTTCACGTTCTTCATGCTGCGCGAGCGCCAGATCAACGCGTTCGCCACGCTCGGCGGCTACGTCGGGGTGAACTCGGGCCTGGTGCTGACCGCGGAAAAGGAAGACGAAGTGGCGGCGGTGCTGTCGCACGAAATCGCCCACGTCACCCAGCAGCACGTGCTGCGCGGGGTCGAGCGCGCCCAGCGCGATCAGCTGCCGATCCTGCTGGCGATGCTCGGCGCGATCGTCGCCGCGCAAGGCGCCGGCGGCAATTCCAGCGACGACGCGACCATGGCCGCGATCACTTCCGGCCTGGGCCTGATGCAGCAGCGCCAGATCAACTACACCCGCTCCAACGAATCCGAAGCCGACCGCATCGGCATCCAGACGCTGTACCGCAGCAACTACGACACCGGGGCGATGGCCGGCTTCTTCCAGCGCATGCAGCTGGCCACGCGCAGCAACAAGGCCAACTGGTACGGCGAGACGCCCGATTACCTGATGACCCACCCGGTCACCACCACCCGCATCAGCGAGGCCAAGGAACGCGCCGAGCAGATCGCGGCCAAGAACAGCCTCACCGCGATCACCGCCACGCCCAACGCGACCCTGGTCGAGCGCATTCCCAAGGCGCAGATCACCCTGCCGCCGAACGCGGCCGGCACCGACAACCCGCTGCTGCCCAACGGGATCAAGCTCAACGACCAGGGGCTCAGCTCCGGCGGCACCGGCGTGTTCGACTACGCCCGCGAGCGCGTGCGCGTGCTCAGCGCCAACTCGCCGCGCGACGCGCTGCGCGAGTACGAAAAGCTCGGCAAGGACAGCGACGCGCAGCGCTACGGCCTGGCCCTGGCGCAGTTGCGCGCCAACCAAACCGCGCCCGCCACCGAGGCGCTGAGCGCGCTGCTGGCCAAGCACCCGGGCCAGCTGTGGCTGAGCATCGCGATGGGCGAAGCCGAGGCCCAGGCCGGCAAGCACGCCGCCGCCGAGGCCCGCTTCGACGCCCTGCTGCGGCAGAGCCCGAACAACCGCGCCGCCGCGCTGAGCTACGCCAAGGTGCTCAACGACCGCGCCACCGCCGCCGCCGGCCAGCGCGCCCAGGCGGTGCTGCGCCCGCTGCTGGGCGCCTACTCCGACGATCCGCTGCTGCAGCAGACCTACGCCCGCGCCTGCGAGATCGCCGGCGACTCGGTCCGCGCCGGCGAGGCCTACGCCGAAGCCGCCTACCTGCGCGGCCGGCCGGAGCAGGCGCTGGTCCAGCTCAACAACCTCAAGCGCCAGCCGGACCTGGACTACTACGCCCGCGCCCGGATCGAGGCGCGCATCGCCGCGATCACCCCGACCGTGCTCGAGCTCAAGCGCCAGGGCGTGCGCGACGAGGATCTGCGCAAGCAGTGA
- the phoB gene encoding phosphate regulon transcriptional regulator PhoB produces the protein MQKRILIVEDEPAIRDMVSFALRKGEYDPVHAGDAREAQAAIADRVPDLILLDWMLPGTSGLELARRWRKESLTREIPIIMLTARGEENDRVGGLEAGVDDYVVKPFSARELLARIRAVLRRSREDDEDGSVGVGPLRIDGAAHRVFAQVDGGDQPVQIGPTEYRLLHFFMTHPERVYSRTQLLDHVWGGSVYVEERTVDVHIRRLRKTLEPHRLDGMVQTVRGAGYRFSASLAA, from the coding sequence GTGCAGAAGCGCATCCTGATAGTCGAAGACGAACCCGCCATCCGCGACATGGTGTCCTTCGCCCTGCGCAAGGGCGAATACGACCCCGTCCACGCCGGCGACGCCCGCGAAGCCCAAGCCGCCATCGCCGACCGCGTGCCGGACCTGATCCTGCTGGACTGGATGCTGCCCGGCACCAGCGGCCTGGAGCTGGCCCGGCGCTGGCGCAAGGAATCGCTGACCCGCGAGATTCCGATCATCATGCTGACCGCGCGCGGCGAAGAGAACGACCGCGTCGGCGGCCTGGAAGCCGGCGTCGACGACTACGTCGTGAAACCTTTTTCGGCGCGCGAACTGCTCGCCCGCATCCGCGCCGTGCTGCGCCGCTCGCGCGAGGACGACGAGGACGGCAGCGTCGGCGTCGGCCCGCTGCGCATCGACGGCGCCGCCCACCGGGTGTTCGCCCAGGTCGACGGCGGCGATCAGCCGGTCCAGATCGGCCCGACCGAATACCGCCTGCTGCACTTCTTCATGACCCACCCCGAACGCGTCTACTCGCGCACCCAGTTGCTCGACCACGTCTGGGGCGGCAGCGTGTACGTGGAGGAGCGCACCGTCGACGTGCACATCCGCCGCCTGCGCAAGACGCTGGAGCCGCACCGGCTCGACGGCATGGTCCAGACCGTGCGCGGAGCGGGCTACCGCTTCTCCGCCTCGCTCGCCGCGTAA